In Cryptomeria japonica chromosome 10, Sugi_1.0, whole genome shotgun sequence, a genomic segment contains:
- the LOC131039322 gene encoding UDP-glycosyltransferase 85A8, translated as MASSLPRLHAVMVPLPAQGHINPFFHLAKLLAARGFFVTFINTKWTEERIFRPPNDATAISRRLQQQGMHFRFLSLPDGLPPHHPRLLIIHEFFQAIHKLSPAMVRLLQSTADEAPPITCIIADSLFACSEEVATVLGVPRAIFWTFSCSASIALTNSRFLFDKGLIPVNVKEAQRPENLITCLPGNIPPVKPTDLIIFFRSKSDPMFDIFLYVSDKQKKADYMLVNTFDELEGPGAVTGLSNGCPVLTVCPVFFPEFLQASDSSVNISTSLWEDDLDCLKWLDTQEPSSVLYVSFGSIAVMSIEQLQELALGLEASQQPFLWVVRIDIAGGHAAVLPEGFSERVNGRGMLVDWSPQLKVLAHPSVGGFLTHNGWNSTLESISMAVPMIGWPLWAEQYHNARLCKEIWKIGMDIESRLEDDTVLVTREEVEKVVRMMMMTGDEGSDLRKRALKLKEAALRAVIAGGSSHGNLDKFTQDMIGRANSLSI; from the exons ATGGCTTCGTCTCTCCCACGTCTGCACGCAGTAATGGTGCCACTTCCTGCTCAAGGCCATATCAACCCTTTCTTTCACTTGGCAAAACTTTTAGCTGCCCGGGGATTTTTCGTCACTTTCATCAATACAAAGTGGACAGAGGAAAGAATTTTTCGACCTCCTAACGATGCCACTGCGATCTCTCGTCGGTTGCAGCAGCAAGGAATGCACTTTCGCTTTCTCTCTCTTCCTGACGGCCTCCCTCCTCACCATCCTCGCCTTCTTATAATCCATGAGTTTTTCCAAGCGATACACAAACTAAGCCCCGCCATGGTTCGACTCCTACAAAGTACGGCCGATGAGGCTCCACCAATAACATGCATAATAGCGGATTCTCTCTTCGCCTGTTCTGAAGAGGTGGCCACAGTGCTTGGTGTTCCCCGCGCCATATTCTGGACATTCTCTTGCTCTGCGTCCATTGCGTTAACTAATTCCCGGTTTCTCTTCGACAAGGGACTCATTCCAGTCAATG TGAAGGAGGCACAGCGCCCAGAAAACCTTATCACTTGTCTGCCCGGAAACATTCCACCAGTCAAACCAACGGATTTGATAATATTCTTCCGAAGCAAGTCCGATCCTATGTTCGATATATTTCTTTACGTATCAGACAAACAGAAGAAGGCTGATTACATGCTTGTCAATACGTTCGATGAGCTTGAAGGTCCGGGAGCCGTAACGGGACTCTCCAATGGGTGTCCCGTTCTCACCGTCTGCCCTGTCTTCTTCCCGGAGTTTCTCCAAGCCAGTGACTCTTCTGTGAACATTTCAACAAGCCTTTGGGAGGATGATCTTGACTGCCTTAAGTGGCTTGACACGCAAGAACCCTCATCTGTTCTGTACGTCTCTTTTGGGAGTATCGCAGTTATGTCGATTGAGCAGTTGCAAGAACTGGCTCTAGGGCTGGAGGCCAGCCAGCAGCCGTTTCTGTGGGTAGTGAGGATTGACATAGCCGGTGGACACGCCGCAGTTTTGCCTGAAGGATTTAGCGAACGAGTTAATGGCCGTGGAATGCTTGTGGATTGGTCTCCTCAGTTAAAAGTTTTGGCTCATCCATCTGTTGGAGGATTCTTGACGCACAACGGCTGGAACTCTACTCTGGAAAGCATAAGCATGGCAGTGCCTATGATCGGATGGCCGCTGTGGGCTGAACAGTATCACAACGCCAGACTTTGCAAAGAGATATGGAAGATAGGCATGGATATTGAGTCTCGGCTAGAAGATGACACAGTGTTGGTAACAAGAGAGGAGGTGGAGAAGGTTGTTCGAATGATGATGATGACTGGGGATGAAGGGAGTGATTTGAGAAAGAGGGCGCTAAAGCTGAAGGAAGCTGCCCTCAGAGCAGTAATAGCGGGAGGTTCGTCGCATggaaatttggataagtttacacAAGACATGATCGGAAGAGCCAACTCTCTATCCATATAA